A DNA window from Vigna angularis cultivar LongXiaoDou No.4 chromosome 1, ASM1680809v1, whole genome shotgun sequence contains the following coding sequences:
- the LOC108332599 gene encoding probable inactive poly [ADP-ribose] polymerase SRO5, with amino-acid sequence MDRPIHHSSDTPTYVSDDESVVSDCESGVSGDEGTFSGAFVPAPQDGLRVRTRFVRSLVLNGLMPEVLSIAKNAHSSVMARARAQCFQIFARAVAELHEGRANVRFAWYGASGKEEIADIAQHGFGHAHCNGLRLSPLDCPLQSVKSSGVDSDGVRYLLLCSVILGKTEVVPRGSNQRRSSSEEYDSGVDDLSAPKEYVIWSNRINTHVLPEYVLSFTLPSLKGNVNIGGPLRPSSPWMPFPALISVLSKILHADQVAIIVKIRKDYTELKISRHEMIQRVRNIASDKLLVSIIRSFRAKKTPASFKANKGKQGQGERRARGQPVA; translated from the exons ATGGACAGACCCATTCATCATTCATCGGACACGCCTACTTATGTTTCGGATGACGAATCAGTGGTTTCCGATTGCGAGAGCGGGGTTTCCGGCGACGAGGGGACGTTTTCCGGAGCCTTTGTGCCGGCGCCCCAAGACGGCCTTCGTGTCCGGACTAGATTCGTCCGGAGCTTGGTCCTTAACGGGTTGATGCCCGAGGTGTTGTCGATTGCCAAGAACGCGCATTCCTCCGTCATGGCGCGTGCGCGTGCTCAGTGCTTTCAGATTTTTGCTCGTGCGGTGGCGGAATTGCACGAGGGTCGTGCTAACGTGAGGTTCGCTTGGTACGGTGCGTCCGGTAAGGAAGAGATAGCTGATATTGCCCAACATGGTTTCGGCCACGCGCACTGTAACGGCCTTCGTCTCTCTCCTCTGGATTGCCCACTCCAAAG TGTCAAGAGCTCCGGTGTAGACAGTGACGGCGTGAGGTACTTGTTGTTGTGTAGCGTTATATTGGGGAAGACGGAGGTGGTACCACGTGGCTCCAATCAACGCCGTTCGAGTTCTGAAGAGTACGATTCTGGGGTGGACGATCTTTCGGCTCCCAAGGAGTATGTTATTTGGTCTAACCGGATCAACACTCATGTTTTGCCCGAATATGTTTTGAGTTTCACGCTTCCTTCCTTGAAAG GGAATGTGAATATTGGGGGACCTTTGAGGCCCTCTTCGCCATGGATGCCGTTCCCAGCTTTGATTTCGGTGCTTTCGAAGATTTTGCATGCGGATCAAGTTGCCATCATTGTCAAGATACGCAAAGATTATACA GAATTGAAGATTTCTCGGCATGAGATGATACAGAGAGTGAGAAATATAGCAAGTGACAAATTGCTAGTTTCCATCATCAGATCTTTCAGAGCCAAG AAAACACCTGCAAGCTTTAAAGCAAACAAGGGTAAACAAGGGCAAGGGGAAAGAAGAGCAAGGGGACAGCCAGTAGCATGA